One window of the Staphylococcus equorum genome contains the following:
- the rplN gene encoding 50S ribosomal protein L14 — translation MIQQETRLKVADNSGAREVLTIKVLGGSGRKTANIGDVIVVSVKNATPGGVVKKGEVVKAVIVRTKSGVRRNDGSYIKFDENACVIIRDDKGPRGTRIFGPVARELREGNFMKIVSLAPEVL, via the coding sequence ATGATCCAACAAGAAACACGATTAAAAGTAGCAGATAACTCTGGTGCACGTGAAGTTCTTACAATTAAAGTATTAGGTGGATCTGGTCGTAAAACAGCGAATATTGGTGACGTTATCGTAGTAAGTGTTAAAAATGCTACACCAGGTGGCGTTGTCAAAAAAGGTGAAGTAGTTAAAGCTGTTATCGTACGTACTAAATCAGGCGTACGTCGTAACGATGGTTCATACATCAAATTTGATGAAAATGCATGTGTCATTATTCGCGACGATAAAGGCCCACGCGGTACTCGTATCTTTGGACCTGTTGCACGTGAATTACGTGAAGGCAACTTCATGAAAATTGTATCATTAGCTCCAGAAGTACTTTAA
- the rpsQ gene encoding 30S ribosomal protein S17: MSERNDRKVYVGRVVSDKMDKTVTVLVETYKMHKLYGKRVKYSKKYKTHDENNSAKLGDTVKIQETRPLSATKRFRLVEIVEESVII; encoded by the coding sequence GTGAGCGAAAGAAATGATCGTAAGGTTTATGTAGGTAGAGTCGTTTCCGATAAAATGGATAAAACTGTAACTGTACTTGTTGAAACATACAAAATGCACAAATTATATGGTAAACGAGTAAAATACTCTAAAAAATACAAAACTCATGATGAAAACAACTCAGCTAAATTAGGGGACACAGTTAAAATACAAGAAACACGTCCTTTATCAGCAACTAAACGTTTCCGTTTGGTAGAAATTGTTGAAGAATCAGTTATTATTTAA
- the rplX gene encoding 50S ribosomal protein L24, which produces MHIKKGDNVKVIAGKDKGKEGKVVATEPKKDRVVVEGVNTIKKHQKPTQFNPEGGILETEAAIHVSNVQLLDPKTNEPTRVGYKFEDGKKVRIAKKSGEEIKTNN; this is translated from the coding sequence ATGCATATCAAAAAAGGTGACAACGTAAAAGTTATCGCAGGTAAAGACAAAGGTAAAGAAGGTAAAGTTGTTGCAACTGAACCTAAAAAAGACCGTGTCGTTGTGGAAGGTGTCAATACAATCAAAAAGCACCAAAAACCAACTCAATTTAATCCTGAAGGTGGAATCTTAGAAACAGAGGCAGCAATCCATGTTTCTAACGTACAATTATTAGATCCTAAAACGAATGAACCAACACGCGTAGGTTATAAATTCGAAGATGGCAAAAAAGTTCGTATCGCTAAAAAATCAGGCGAAGAAATCAAAACTAATAATTAA
- the rplE gene encoding 50S ribosomal protein L5, with protein sequence MNRLKEKFNSEVTQNLVKHFNYSSVMEVPQIDKIVVNMGVGDAVQNTKVLDDALEELQAITGQKPLITKAKKSVATFRLREGMPIGAKTTLRGERMYDFLDKLISVSLPRVRDFRGVSKSAFDGRGNYTLGIKEQLIFPEIDYDRVSKIRGMDIVIVTTANTDEEARELLTQFGMPFQK encoded by the coding sequence GTGAACCGTTTAAAAGAAAAATTCAACTCTGAAGTTACTCAAAACTTAGTGAAACATTTTAACTATAGTTCAGTAATGGAAGTGCCGCAAATTGATAAAATCGTAGTAAATATGGGTGTCGGTGACGCTGTACAAAATACTAAAGTATTAGATGACGCTTTAGAGGAATTACAAGCTATCACTGGTCAAAAACCATTAATCACAAAAGCTAAAAAATCTGTTGCAACATTCCGTTTACGTGAAGGTATGCCAATTGGTGCTAAAACAACTTTACGTGGCGAAAGAATGTATGACTTTTTAGATAAATTAATTTCTGTATCACTACCTCGTGTACGTGACTTCCGTGGTGTATCTAAATCTGCATTTGATGGCAGAGGTAACTACACTTTAGGTATTAAAGAACAATTAATTTTCCCTGAAATCGACTATGACCGAGTAAGTAAAATACGAGGAATGGATATCGTTATCGTAACAACTGCTAACACTGACGAGGAAGCTCGTGAATTGTTAACACAATTCGGTATGCCATTTCAAAAATAA
- the rpmC gene encoding 50S ribosomal protein L29: protein MKAKEIRDLTTSEIEEQIKSSKEELFNLRFQLATGQLEETARIRTVRKTIARLKTVVREREIEQGKANQ from the coding sequence ATGAAAGCTAAGGAAATTAGAGACTTAACCACTTCAGAAATCGAAGAACAAATTAAATCTTCAAAAGAAGAGCTTTTTAACCTACGCTTTCAGTTAGCAACAGGTCAATTAGAAGAAACTGCACGTATTCGCACGGTAAGAAAAACGATTGCACGTCTAAAAACTGTTGTTCGTGAAAGAGAAATTGAACAAGGTAAAGCTAATCAATAA
- a CDS encoding type Z 30S ribosomal protein S14, translating to MAKTSMVAKQQKKQKFQVREYTRCERCGRPHSVYRKFKLCRICFRELAYKGQIPGVRKASW from the coding sequence GTGGCTAAAACTTCAATGGTTGCTAAGCAACAAAAAAAACAAAAGTTCCAAGTACGTGAATATACTCGTTGTGAACGCTGTGGTCGTCCACATTCCGTATATCGTAAATTCAAATTATGCCGTATTTGTTTCCGTGAATTAGCTTATAAAGGCCAAATCCCTGGCGTTCGTAAAGCTAGCTGGTAA
- the rpsH gene encoding 30S ribosomal protein S8: protein MTINDPIADMLTRVRNANMVRHDKLELPASNIKKEIAEILKSEGFIKNVEFVEDDKQGVIRLFLKYGQNNERVITGLKRISKPGLRVYAKANEVPKVLNGLGIALVSTSEGVITDKEARKRNIGGEILGYVW, encoded by the coding sequence ATGACAATCAACGATCCAATTGCAGATATGCTAACTCGTGTAAGAAACGCCAACATGGTGCGTCACGATAAATTAGAATTACCTGCTTCAAACATTAAAAAAGAAATTGCTGAAATTTTAAAAAGTGAAGGTTTCATTAAAAACGTAGAATTTGTTGAAGACGATAAACAAGGGGTTATCCGTTTATTCCTTAAATATGGTCAAAACAATGAACGTGTTATCACTGGATTAAAACGTATTTCTAAACCAGGTTTACGTGTTTATGCTAAAGCTAACGAAGTACCTAAAGTACTTAACGGTCTTGGCATTGCATTAGTTTCTACTTCAGAAGGTGTTATCACTGATAAAGAAGCAAGAAAACGTAATATCGGCGGAGAAATCCTAGGTTACGTTTGGTAA